One part of the Chryseobacterium sp. 7 genome encodes these proteins:
- a CDS encoding alpha/beta fold hydrolase, translating into MKTELNYINLTYQTYSQKEYRISLSYQLFGKDLFTAPVILINHALTGNSNVSGAKGWWKQLVGENQIVDTDKYTVLCFNIPGNGYDDFLIEDYEDFTPSDIATIFLKGLEALHIKNLYAIIGGSLGGGIAWEMLAKQPDLAEIFIPIACDYRTHDWLHAQCLVQKFLLNDKEEPLQKARIHAMLCYRTPQSLNDRFQNQYNQEKQRLESEDWLVYHGNALNERFSLKSYKLMNHLLMNINVAEEALENIQARMHMISVDTDLFFPASEIRMCFENLKEKNKDVSYHEIQSIHGHDAFLMEYQQLNNIIKNIL; encoded by the coding sequence TTGAAAACAGAACTAAACTATATTAATCTTACGTATCAAACTTATTCCCAAAAGGAATACCGTATCTCATTAAGCTATCAGCTTTTTGGGAAAGATCTGTTTACAGCCCCTGTCATTTTAATCAACCATGCTCTTACCGGAAATTCCAATGTATCCGGAGCAAAAGGCTGGTGGAAACAATTGGTAGGAGAAAATCAGATTGTAGATACTGATAAATATACTGTTCTGTGCTTTAATATACCCGGAAACGGATATGACGATTTTTTAATTGAAGACTATGAAGACTTCACTCCTTCAGATATCGCTACGATATTTCTGAAAGGCCTTGAAGCGTTACATATCAAAAATTTATACGCCATTATCGGAGGCTCTCTGGGAGGAGGGATTGCCTGGGAAATGCTTGCTAAGCAGCCGGATCTCGCGGAAATATTTATTCCTATAGCCTGTGATTACAGAACACACGACTGGCTTCATGCACAGTGTCTGGTTCAGAAATTTTTATTGAATGATAAAGAGGAACCATTACAGAAAGCAAGAATTCATGCGATGTTGTGTTACAGAACTCCACAGTCACTCAATGACAGATTTCAAAACCAATATAACCAGGAAAAACAACGCCTGGAATCAGAAGACTGGCTGGTTTATCATGGTAATGCGCTAAACGAAAGGTTTAGTTTAAAAAGTTACAAGCTGATGAACCATCTCTTGATGAATATAAACGTTGCTGAAGAAGCGTTGGAGAACATACAGGCACGAATGCACATGATCTCCGTAGATACAGACTTATTCTTCCCGGCTTCTGAAATCCGAATGTGTTTTGAAAACTTAAAAGAGAAAAATAAGGATGTTTCTTATCACGAGATCCAATCTATACACGGGCATGATGCCTTCCTAATGGAATATCAACAATTAAATAATATCATTAAAAACATTTTATAG
- a CDS encoding MGH1-like glycoside hydrolase domain-containing protein produces MTAEKERLQDTKWKNWGPYVSNRQWGNVREDYSPNGNAWNFTNHNNAESYAYRWGEEGIAGISDVKQILCFAFSFWNKKDKMVKERFFGLSNPQGNHGEDIKEIFYYLDNTPTHSYMKMVYKYPINEFPYDDIVAENGRRSKKEPEYELFDTGIFDNDEYFDIFIEYCKADHNDILARVTICNRSQHEAPILVAPTVWFRNNWKWGYNTYKGEINASHDGSINIGHDSISIKKFYSRNPNAQSAFCDNETNNTKLYGTPTAENSYFKDGINHFITHQTNTINPEKKGTKASFLIDEMIGAGESKVFDFRLCPDKADEPFEKFDEIFNTREAEAEEFYKGIQNDTVNEDERNVQRQAFAGLLWNKQFYHYNIGKWLKGDPNFEAPRNFNEYVRNTEWNHLHNKDIISMPDKWEYPWYATWDLAFHCVPFSIIDAEFAKGQLLLLTKEWYMHPNGQLPAYEWNMSDVNPPVHAWSCFRVFKIDEKNNGKPDLLFLEKVFQKLLLNFTWWVNRKDKNGKNIFGGGFLGLDNIGAFDRNMELKDGQHLEQADGTSWMAMYALNMMRIAMELAQYYQVYEDMAIKFFEHYLYIAEAMENLGEGTKGLWNEEDGFFYDVLQLGNGDSVSLKLRSIVGLIPMFAVEIVDHHLLEKMPNFRSRMEWILKNKPELTKLVSHWDEEGQGRKHLMSILRKNRLTKVLTRMLDENEFLSSYGIRAMSKVYEENPFVFSVHGKENMVYYTPAESDSRMFGGNSNWRGPIWFPINFLIVESLQRFHFYYGNSLKVEFPTGSGDKRNLDEVAQNISKRLCSIFLKDEHGQRAFNGGNPKFNYDEHFRDYITFFEYFHGDNGRGVGASHQTGWTATVAKLIKPRLTF; encoded by the coding sequence ATGACCGCTGAAAAAGAAAGATTACAAGATACCAAATGGAAAAACTGGGGACCTTATGTAAGCAACCGGCAGTGGGGAAATGTACGCGAAGACTATAGCCCGAACGGGAATGCCTGGAATTTTACCAATCATAATAATGCCGAAAGCTATGCTTACCGCTGGGGTGAAGAAGGTATTGCAGGAATTTCTGATGTAAAGCAGATTTTATGTTTTGCTTTTTCATTTTGGAACAAGAAAGACAAAATGGTAAAGGAAAGGTTCTTCGGGTTGAGCAACCCTCAGGGAAACCACGGAGAAGACATTAAAGAAATCTTTTATTATCTGGATAATACACCCACTCACAGCTATATGAAAATGGTGTATAAATACCCGATTAATGAATTTCCTTACGATGATATTGTTGCAGAAAACGGGAGACGCAGTAAAAAGGAACCGGAGTATGAGCTGTTTGATACAGGAATTTTTGATAATGATGAATATTTCGATATTTTTATTGAATACTGTAAAGCCGACCACAATGATATCCTTGCCCGAGTAACCATCTGTAACCGAAGCCAGCATGAAGCACCTATTCTGGTAGCGCCTACTGTATGGTTCAGAAACAACTGGAAATGGGGATACAATACCTATAAAGGAGAAATCAATGCTTCTCATGACGGAAGTATTAATATTGGGCACGACAGTATTTCGATCAAGAAATTCTATTCCCGAAATCCGAATGCGCAAAGCGCATTTTGTGATAATGAAACCAATAACACCAAGCTTTATGGAACACCTACCGCTGAAAACAGTTATTTCAAAGATGGAATCAATCATTTTATCACCCACCAGACGAATACTATAAATCCCGAAAAGAAAGGGACAAAAGCTTCTTTTCTGATTGATGAAATGATTGGAGCCGGAGAATCTAAAGTTTTTGACTTCAGACTATGTCCTGATAAGGCCGATGAACCTTTTGAAAAGTTTGATGAAATTTTCAATACACGAGAGGCTGAAGCAGAAGAGTTTTATAAGGGAATCCAGAATGATACAGTGAACGAAGATGAAAGAAATGTTCAGAGACAGGCTTTTGCCGGACTTCTTTGGAACAAGCAGTTCTATCATTATAATATCGGAAAATGGCTGAAAGGTGATCCTAACTTTGAAGCCCCAAGAAATTTCAATGAATATGTAAGAAATACAGAATGGAATCATCTCCATAACAAGGATATTATTTCCATGCCTGATAAATGGGAGTATCCATGGTATGCTACGTGGGATCTGGCATTTCACTGTGTTCCTTTTTCTATCATAGATGCCGAATTTGCTAAAGGGCAGCTTCTACTTCTTACCAAAGAATGGTATATGCATCCTAACGGGCAGCTTCCTGCCTATGAATGGAATATGAGTGACGTGAATCCGCCTGTACATGCCTGGTCATGCTTCCGTGTTTTTAAAATTGATGAAAAAAATAACGGAAAGCCGGATTTATTATTCCTGGAGAAAGTATTCCAAAAGCTGCTTCTTAATTTTACCTGGTGGGTTAACCGAAAGGATAAAAACGGGAAAAATATTTTTGGTGGCGGTTTCCTTGGTCTCGATAATATCGGAGCTTTTGACCGAAATATGGAACTAAAGGATGGTCAGCATCTTGAACAGGCAGACGGAACAAGCTGGATGGCGATGTATGCACTGAATATGATGCGTATTGCAATGGAACTTGCCCAATATTATCAGGTATACGAAGATATGGCGATCAAATTTTTTGAACATTATCTTTATATTGCCGAAGCGATGGAAAATCTGGGTGAAGGCACAAAAGGTCTCTGGAATGAAGAAGACGGATTTTTCTATGATGTACTACAGCTCGGAAACGGAGACAGTGTTTCTTTAAAACTAAGAAGTATTGTAGGTTTAATCCCTATGTTTGCCGTTGAGATTGTGGATCATCATTTATTGGAAAAGATGCCTAATTTCAGAAGCAGAATGGAATGGATCTTAAAAAACAAGCCGGAACTCACCAAACTTGTTTCTCACTGGGACGAAGAAGGACAAGGCCGAAAACACCTGATGAGCATCCTGCGTAAAAACAGGCTGACAAAAGTTTTGACCAGAATGCTTGATGAAAATGAGTTCCTGAGTTCTTACGGAATCCGTGCCATGTCTAAAGTATATGAGGAAAATCCTTTTGTATTCTCTGTGCATGGAAAAGAAAATATGGTCTACTATACGCCTGCAGAAAGTGACAGCCGCATGTTTGGAGGAAACAGCAACTGGCGGGGCCCAATCTGGTTCCCTATCAACTTCCTGATCGTAGAAAGTCTGCAACGTTTCCATTTTTATTATGGAAACAGTTTAAAAGTAGAATTCCCAACGGGAAGTGGTGATAAAAGAAATCTTGATGAAGTAGCTCAAAATATCAGTAAAAGACTTTGTTCGATATTTTTAAAGGATGAGCATGGGCAAAGGGCTTTCAATGGAGGTAATCCAAAGTTCAATTATGATGAACATTTCAGAGATTATATTACCTTCTTTGAATATTTCCATGGGGATAACGGCCGTGGTGTAGGCGCTTCCCACCAAACGGGATGGACTGCCACCGTGGCAAAACTGATCAAACCAAGACTTACCTTTTAA
- a CDS encoding IS4 family transposase has protein sequence MSVFKDHKISLKDVLEFIPEALLSHLSASTKVDYYSKVLHGRKIFYLLLYCIFDNEKLSQRTLEDTFNSSGFKALFGLGEEEKIRRSSISERLSKIDSNYFLEIYEQMYERFSELYSKTEIEKYNLIRVDSTIVADTCNKLKEGIDQKSGKKLVKFSFSFDGILPSAVDVFTGQKYSTEDNALAQAVLNQVKKEDHHDNIYIIDRGIQSTRTMKDFEEKLLKFIIRSKENRKYEEIESFIKTETPIKWDDWGVIKDSKVKLYTGKPIQNKRGNIHHREEKVETYFRLIVIKNEKTAKELWFITNEFELSAKEISDYYRKRWDIEVFFRFMKQELNLSHLVSLNKNGIEVMLYMTMIASMLLLIYKKVNNLGYKTAKRRIAMELRDMITAILIIFAGGDPAKVFKT, from the coding sequence ATGTCAGTTTTTAAAGATCACAAAATATCACTTAAAGATGTTTTAGAATTTATTCCCGAAGCACTTTTAAGTCACCTTTCCGCAAGTACAAAAGTGGATTATTATAGTAAAGTTTTGCATGGAAGAAAAATATTCTACCTGCTTTTGTATTGCATATTTGATAATGAAAAATTAAGTCAAAGAACACTCGAAGATACTTTTAATAGCAGTGGATTCAAAGCCTTATTTGGTTTAGGGGAAGAGGAAAAGATTCGAAGGAGTTCAATTTCTGAGAGGCTTTCAAAAATTGATTCCAATTATTTCCTAGAAATCTACGAACAGATGTACGAAAGATTTTCGGAACTTTATTCCAAGACAGAAATCGAAAAATACAACTTAATCAGAGTTGACAGTACCATTGTAGCTGATACATGTAACAAGCTTAAAGAAGGAATTGATCAGAAAAGTGGAAAAAAATTAGTGAAATTCAGTTTTTCATTTGACGGAATTTTGCCATCAGCGGTAGATGTTTTTACGGGGCAAAAATACTCAACAGAAGATAATGCTCTTGCCCAGGCTGTTCTGAACCAGGTGAAAAAAGAAGATCATCATGATAATATTTATATCATAGACAGAGGGATCCAGTCTACAAGGACGATGAAAGATTTTGAAGAAAAGCTTCTGAAATTTATTATCCGTTCCAAAGAAAACAGGAAATATGAAGAGATTGAATCTTTTATTAAAACAGAAACCCCAATAAAATGGGATGATTGGGGAGTTATTAAAGACAGCAAAGTGAAGCTTTACACCGGAAAACCCATCCAAAACAAACGGGGAAATATTCATCATCGTGAAGAAAAAGTAGAAACATATTTTCGGTTGATCGTTATCAAAAATGAAAAAACAGCTAAAGAACTTTGGTTCATAACCAACGAATTTGAACTTTCTGCCAAAGAAATATCGGATTATTACCGTAAAAGGTGGGATATTGAGGTATTCTTCAGATTTATGAAACAAGAGTTGAATTTAAGCCATCTTGTTTCGCTCAATAAAAACGGAATTGAAGTAATGCTCTACATGACAATGATTGCTTCTATGCTGCTCTTGATTTACAAAAAAGTAAACAATTTAGGATATAAAACAGCTAAAAGACGCATCGCTATGGAACTTCGGGATATGATTACCGCAATTCTAATAATATTTGCGGGGGGTGATCCTGCAAAAGTCTTCAAAACTTAA
- a CDS encoding OsmC family protein: protein MKITLNRINDDFLFECTNAQGNSILLDNTSQPGAKGVSPMESVLMAVAGCSGIDVVSILKKQRQEIKSFQAEVEGERVQVDDAKPFKSINVKFLLEGEIDPKKAQKAAELSFEKYCSVSKTLEPNVEIGYEVYVNGEKI from the coding sequence ATGAAAATTACACTTAACAGAATAAACGACGATTTTTTATTTGAATGTACCAATGCTCAGGGAAATTCTATTCTTTTGGATAATACTTCTCAGCCGGGAGCAAAAGGAGTTTCTCCCATGGAAAGTGTACTGATGGCGGTGGCAGGATGCAGCGGAATTGATGTAGTTTCTATTCTGAAGAAGCAGCGTCAGGAAATCAAGAGCTTCCAGGCGGAAGTAGAAGGAGAGAGAGTGCAGGTAGATGATGCAAAACCTTTTAAATCGATTAACGTTAAGTTCCTTTTGGAAGGAGAAATTGATCCTAAAAAAGCACAGAAAGCAGCAGAGCTTTCTTTTGAAAAATACTGTTCCGTATCAAAAACACTGGAGCCGAATGTAGAAATCGGGTACGAAGTATACGTGAACGGAGAAAAAATTTAA
- a CDS encoding DUF58 domain-containing protein, with protein sequence MKNLYINTRFFFTLIGVGILYVLAFFFPVLMWVAHIALLICFLAAMVDFLLLFNQKNALQAQRILPEKLSNGDENFVKIDIKNNYSFSIIAKIIDEIPFQFQKRDFLIEKRIASGANTFFQYTLEPKERGEYHFGGLNVYASSPLGLISKRFIFQKDAMLPAYPSFIHLRKYELMAIQSEFLLGGIKRVRKLGHTMEFEQIKEYVPGDDIRTINWKATSKTNRLMVNQFQDEKSQRIFMLIDKGRTMKMPFNGLSLLDYSINATMALSHIILRKGDRAGMMTFSKKAENKIAADNKSGQLKKISEALYNIKTDFFESDFNRLYQDVKYSINQRSLILLFTNFETLDGLNRQLKYLRGIAKNHLLVVVFFKNSELQTLINKNPENMQEIYDEIIAEKFEFEKKLIIQELRKYGIYTVYTLPENLNIDVINKYLEIKARGIL encoded by the coding sequence ATGAAAAACTTATACATTAATACACGTTTCTTTTTTACACTCATCGGAGTGGGGATTCTGTATGTTCTGGCATTTTTCTTTCCGGTGCTGATGTGGGTAGCCCATATTGCACTCCTGATTTGCTTTCTGGCGGCAATGGTAGATTTCCTGTTGCTTTTTAATCAGAAGAATGCATTACAGGCTCAAAGGATTTTGCCGGAAAAACTGTCTAACGGAGATGAGAATTTTGTAAAAATTGACATCAAGAATAATTACAGCTTTAGCATCATCGCTAAAATTATTGATGAAATTCCGTTCCAGTTTCAGAAAAGAGATTTTTTGATCGAAAAACGAATTGCTTCCGGAGCAAATACATTTTTTCAATACACATTAGAACCTAAAGAAAGAGGAGAATATCACTTTGGAGGGTTGAATGTCTATGCATCATCACCATTGGGATTAATCTCAAAAAGATTTATTTTCCAGAAAGATGCGATGCTGCCTGCTTACCCATCCTTTATCCACCTCAGAAAATATGAGCTGATGGCCATTCAGAGTGAATTTTTATTGGGCGGAATCAAGAGAGTCAGAAAGCTGGGGCACACCATGGAATTTGAACAGATCAAAGAATATGTTCCCGGGGATGATATCAGAACAATCAACTGGAAAGCTACTTCCAAGACTAACCGTCTGATGGTAAACCAGTTTCAGGATGAAAAATCGCAGCGTATTTTTATGCTGATTGATAAAGGAAGAACCATGAAAATGCCTTTCAACGGATTAAGCTTATTGGATTATTCCATTAATGCAACAATGGCATTATCTCACATCATTTTAAGAAAAGGAGACAGAGCCGGAATGATGACGTTTTCTAAGAAAGCGGAAAATAAAATCGCTGCCGATAATAAATCCGGACAGCTGAAAAAAATCTCTGAAGCACTGTATAATATTAAAACCGATTTCTTCGAAAGTGATTTCAACCGTTTGTATCAGGATGTAAAATATTCCATCAATCAAAGAAGCTTAATTCTGCTTTTTACCAATTTTGAAACACTGGACGGGCTGAACCGACAGCTGAAATATCTTCGTGGAATTGCCAAAAACCATTTGCTGGTAGTGGTATTCTTCAAAAATTCAGAACTGCAGACGCTCATCAACAAAAATCCTGAAAACATGCAGGAAATCTATGATGAGATCATTGCTGAAAAATTCGAGTTTGAAAAGAAACTGATCATTCAGGAACTCCGTAAATATGGAATTTATACAGTCTATACACTTCCGGAAAATTTGAATATCGATGTTATCAATAAATATTTGGAGATAAAAGCAAGAGGAATTTTATAA
- a CDS encoding four helix bundle protein: MANFKELLVWQKSIDFVTEIYRITDTFPKAEIYGLISQIRRSAVSIPSNIAEGNSRRSKPDYLQFLKIARGSCAEAETQLIISKNLGFLNEDDYLKLNQEIIEISKMLNGLINSLQ; the protein is encoded by the coding sequence ATGGCAAATTTTAAAGAGCTTTTAGTTTGGCAGAAATCGATTGATTTTGTTACTGAAATTTATAGAATTACAGACACTTTTCCTAAAGCCGAAATCTACGGATTAATATCACAAATAAGAAGGTCTGCTGTTTCAATCCCCTCTAATATTGCTGAGGGAAACTCGAGACGAAGCAAGCCTGATTATCTACAATTTTTAAAAATAGCAAGAGGCAGTTGTGCAGAGGCAGAAACACAATTAATCATTTCAAAAAATCTCGGTTTTTTAAATGAAGATGATTATTTGAAACTAAATCAGGAAATTATAGAAATATCCAAAATGTTGAACGGACTTATTAATTCTCTACAATAA
- a CDS encoding AAA family ATPase translates to MENFDNPNIENESSINLNKQEEQFQSRIDMIELRASLEKVKSEIGKVIVGQEKMIEHLLAALLSNGHVLIEGVPGVAKTITAKLLAKTIDVGFSRIQFTPDLMPSDILGTSIFNVKNSEFEFKKGPIFSNFILIDEINRSPAKTQSALFEVMEERQITMDGTRYTMEEPFLVIATQNPIEHEGTYRLPEAQLDRFLFKINVGYPNLEQEIAIIKNQHESKKEDKTEGINRVISAQQLKNYQHLVKEIIVENQLMEYIAKIIINTRENQFLYLGASPRASLALLTASKAFAAIRGRDFVTPEDIKEASYAVLRHRVIVSPEREMEGLTADEIIRQILEGIEIPR, encoded by the coding sequence ATGGAAAATTTTGATAATCCCAATATAGAAAACGAAAGTTCTATTAATCTTAATAAACAGGAAGAACAGTTTCAGTCGAGAATAGATATGATTGAACTTCGAGCAAGCCTGGAGAAAGTAAAATCTGAGATCGGAAAAGTAATTGTAGGTCAGGAGAAGATGATTGAACATCTTTTGGCAGCGCTACTTTCCAACGGACATGTCCTTATAGAAGGTGTTCCGGGAGTAGCCAAAACAATCACTGCAAAATTATTAGCCAAAACTATAGACGTGGGTTTCAGCAGAATCCAGTTTACACCGGACCTGATGCCTTCTGATATTTTAGGAACATCCATCTTCAATGTGAAAAATTCAGAATTTGAATTTAAAAAAGGACCTATCTTCTCGAATTTCATACTGATTGATGAGATCAACAGATCACCTGCCAAAACACAGTCTGCGTTATTTGAAGTAATGGAAGAAAGACAGATCACAATGGATGGAACCCGTTATACAATGGAAGAGCCTTTTCTGGTTATCGCTACACAAAACCCAATTGAGCATGAAGGAACATACCGACTTCCGGAGGCTCAGCTGGACCGTTTTCTATTCAAAATCAATGTAGGATATCCTAATCTTGAACAGGAAATTGCGATCATTAAAAATCAGCACGAAAGTAAAAAAGAAGATAAAACAGAAGGAATCAACCGTGTTATCAGTGCACAACAGTTGAAAAACTACCAGCATCTGGTAAAAGAAATCATTGTGGAGAACCAGTTGATGGAATATATTGCTAAAATTATCATCAACACAAGAGAGAACCAATTCTTATATCTGGGAGCTTCTCCGAGAGCTTCACTGGCACTTCTTACAGCATCAAAAGCATTTGCTGCCATAAGAGGAAGAGACTTTGTAACTCCTGAGGATATTAAAGAAGCAAGCTACGCTGTTTTAAGACACAGAGTAATTGTTTCTCCCGAAAGAGAAATGGAAGGCCTTACTGCAGATGAAATTATCCGTCAGATTTTAGAAGGAATAGAGATTCCTAGATAG
- a CDS encoding DUF4129 domain-containing protein, whose amino-acid sequence MNKILFFILLFFSLGLVHAQDDNSDSDELVDSLYNTGHYRNMLRADSVLMKNPVSENAVYPKTFKENIPSRYKGNEFDYSVSKPRESFFQKLMRKLDQIIQSIFGETTLSKSGEFTTVLIRLFAIILVGFLLYFIIKYVMGKDGNFIFGKKNKKLDLNVQELHENIHEINFPESIVKFEHTGDYRSAVRYQFLFILKKLSDKKLINWNPEKTNKDYAAELKAPHLKNDFSNLSYIFDYVWYGEFNIEEESYQKFKNQYQAFKP is encoded by the coding sequence ATGAATAAAATTCTTTTTTTCATACTGCTTTTTTTCTCTCTTGGGCTGGTTCACGCTCAGGATGACAACTCTGATTCCGATGAACTGGTAGATTCATTGTATAACACCGGGCATTACAGAAATATGCTGCGTGCGGATTCTGTGCTGATGAAAAATCCGGTCTCAGAAAATGCGGTATATCCTAAAACATTCAAAGAAAACATTCCGTCCAGATATAAAGGAAATGAATTTGATTATTCCGTATCAAAACCGAGAGAATCTTTCTTTCAGAAGCTGATGCGAAAACTGGATCAGATAATACAGAGCATTTTTGGTGAAACTACGCTCAGTAAGTCGGGAGAATTTACCACTGTCCTTATCCGTTTGTTTGCCATTATTCTTGTTGGATTCCTGCTGTATTTCATCATTAAATATGTCATGGGAAAGGATGGGAATTTTATTTTTGGTAAAAAGAATAAAAAACTGGATCTCAATGTACAGGAACTTCATGAGAATATTCATGAAATCAACTTCCCGGAAAGTATTGTGAAATTTGAACATACAGGAGATTACCGTTCTGCAGTTCGTTACCAATTTCTTTTTATCCTAAAAAAGCTGAGTGACAAAAAACTGATTAATTGGAATCCTGAAAAAACAAATAAGGACTATGCCGCAGAGCTTAAGGCTCCTCATCTGAAAAATGATTTCTCTAATCTGTCCTATATCTTTGATTATGTCTGGTACGGAGAATTCAATATTGAAGAAGAGAGCTACCAGAAATTTAAAAATCAGTATCAGGCATTTAAACCATAA
- a CDS encoding DUF4013 domain-containing protein codes for MMQFYKKRDFGTFISDSFNFFKLYGKNYFKNYILINGLLLILMVTVVIFGYKELFSQIFGSNLGGETYYFEQYFSENSGMLITLGLLTFLLFMILMIVNYLYPVFYLKRIAQGAEKIKADEILNDFKNNAGRIGKLCLGMIFIVTPAILFVVGFSYILIFIIIGLFLILLLYPTIFNFTTFLMYDYFNSDRGFWGSLSYALRSQFSYPNGSEKSPYWKYWGSAFVMFIIIYMITSVFTFIPMMFFYGSLLTSTPDGNFEQNPFTGTAGVLFFVLYGISMLLSFFLSNLMYVNAGLMYYDSRTDLHQKVELAEIDMIGINE; via the coding sequence ATGATGCAATTTTATAAAAAAAGAGATTTTGGAACTTTCATCAGTGACAGTTTCAATTTTTTCAAATTATACGGAAAGAACTATTTCAAAAACTATATTCTGATCAACGGCTTGCTTTTGATCTTAATGGTAACTGTGGTGATTTTCGGGTATAAAGAACTCTTTTCACAAATATTCGGATCTAATCTTGGTGGTGAAACATATTATTTTGAACAATACTTTTCAGAAAATTCCGGAATGCTGATTACTTTAGGATTATTGACATTCCTGCTTTTCATGATTCTGATGATTGTCAATTACCTGTATCCTGTTTTTTATTTAAAAAGAATAGCGCAGGGAGCAGAAAAGATAAAGGCGGATGAAATTCTAAATGACTTTAAGAACAATGCCGGAAGAATCGGTAAGCTGTGTCTTGGGATGATCTTCATTGTTACCCCGGCAATTTTATTTGTGGTAGGATTTTCTTATATCCTGATTTTTATTATTATCGGATTGTTTTTGATCCTGCTGCTTTATCCAACGATATTTAATTTTACTACCTTTCTGATGTATGATTATTTTAATTCGGACAGAGGTTTCTGGGGAAGTTTGAGTTATGCATTACGTTCTCAGTTTTCTTATCCGAATGGAAGTGAGAAATCACCATACTGGAAATATTGGGGATCTGCATTTGTGATGTTTATTATTATTTATATGATAACATCTGTATTCACATTTATCCCGATGATGTTTTTTTACGGATCGCTTCTTACCTCTACACCGGACGGAAATTTTGAGCAGAATCCTTTTACCGGAACTGCAGGCGTCCTGTTTTTTGTATTGTATGGAATTTCAATGCTGCTTTCATTTTTTCTTTCAAATCTGATGTATGTGAATGCCGGTTTGATGTATTATGACAGCAGAACAGATCTTCACCAGAAAGTAGAATTGGCAGAAATAGATATGATTGGAATCAATGAATAA
- a CDS encoding stage II sporulation protein M produces the protein MREVYFIKQNKEKWLGIEQVIQGKIKKNPDDLSSLYINLINDLSFAQTYYPKSNTTVYLNHLSAQIFQKIYKTKRVEENRLVYFFKTEVPLLMYQYRRYLMYAFLFFILFTSIGVLSAIYDKDFVNIILGEGYVNETVENIKNNNAVGVYQSGSTWGSTIGIIFNNIQVGAKLYIYGIAGGVGTLFALLSNSVMLGAFQYFFYDYGALKDSARGIWLHGVFEIFAMVVEAMCGLILGASILFPRTFSRFNSFKKGFKDSFKIFLSTVPFTICAGIIEGYVTRHALKMPLFLNLIIILGSLAIIGFYYFVYPSVVYKKTNKHIHDAIL, from the coding sequence ATGAGAGAAGTTTATTTCATTAAACAAAATAAAGAAAAATGGTTGGGAATCGAACAGGTTATTCAAGGGAAAATTAAAAAAAATCCTGATGACCTGTCTTCGTTGTACATCAACCTGATCAACGATCTTTCTTTTGCCCAGACTTATTATCCCAAAAGTAACACTACAGTTTATCTGAATCATTTGTCTGCCCAGATTTTTCAGAAGATCTATAAAACGAAAAGGGTAGAGGAGAACAGACTGGTTTATTTTTTTAAAACTGAAGTTCCGCTGTTGATGTATCAGTACCGGAGATACCTGATGTATGCATTTCTCTTTTTCATTTTATTTACGTCAATAGGAGTGCTTTCTGCAATTTATGATAAGGATTTTGTCAATATTATTCTGGGCGAAGGATATGTGAATGAAACCGTTGAAAATATTAAAAATAATAATGCTGTAGGAGTTTATCAGAGTGGAAGCACATGGGGAAGCACGATCGGAATTATTTTTAATAATATTCAGGTAGGAGCAAAATTATATATTTACGGAATTGCCGGAGGAGTGGGAACTTTATTTGCTCTCCTTTCCAATAGTGTAATGCTGGGAGCTTTTCAGTATTTTTTCTATGATTATGGAGCGTTGAAAGACAGTGCTAGAGGAATTTGGCTTCATGGCGTTTTTGAAATTTTTGCGATGGTGGTGGAAGCCATGTGCGGATTAATTCTGGGAGCTTCTATTTTATTTCCGAGAACTTTTTCAAGGTTCAATTCTTTTAAAAAAGGATTTAAAGATTCATTTAAAATATTTTTAAGCACTGTTCCTTTCACTATTTGTGCAGGGATTATAGAAGGTTACGTTACAAGGCATGCTTTGAAGATGCCTTTATTTTTAAATTTGATCATTATTTTAGGTTCACTGGCAATTATCGGATTTTACTATTTTGTATATCCGTCAGTTGTCTACAAAAAAACTAATAAACACATTCATGATGCAATTTTATAA